One Pseudomonas muyukensis DNA segment encodes these proteins:
- the rplN gene encoding 50S ribosomal protein L14: protein MIQTQSMLDVADNSGARRVMCIKVLGGSHRRYAGIGDIIKVTVKEAIPRGKVKKGQVMTAVVVRTRHGVRRADGSIIRFDGNAAVLLNTKQEPIGTRIFGPVTRELRTEKFMKIVSLAPEVL, encoded by the coding sequence ATGATTCAGACTCAATCCATGCTCGATGTGGCCGATAACAGCGGCGCTCGTCGCGTCATGTGCATCAAGGTACTCGGCGGTTCGCACCGCCGTTACGCTGGCATCGGTGACATCATCAAAGTAACCGTCAAGGAAGCGATTCCGCGCGGTAAGGTCAAGAAAGGCCAGGTGATGACCGCTGTTGTCGTCCGTACCCGTCACGGTGTACGTCGCGCTGACGGTTCCATCATTCGTTTCGACGGCAACGCTGCTGTTCTGCTGAACACCAAGCAAGAGCCGATCGGTACTCGCATCTTCGGGCCAGTGACCCGTGAACTTCGTACCGAGAAGTTCATGAAGATCGTCTCGCTCGCCCCAGAAGTGCTCTAA
- the rpsQ gene encoding 30S ribosomal protein S17 has product MAEAEKTVRTLTGRVVSDKMDKTITVLIERRVKHPIYGKYVKRSTKLHAHDETNQCKIGDKVSITETRPLAKTKSWALVEVLERAVEV; this is encoded by the coding sequence ATGGCTGAAGCTGAAAAAACCGTCCGTACGCTGACTGGCCGTGTCGTCAGCGACAAAATGGACAAGACCATCACCGTTCTGATCGAGCGTCGCGTCAAGCACCCGATCTACGGTAAATACGTTAAGCGTTCGACTAAGCTGCACGCGCACGACGAAACCAACCAGTGCAAAATCGGCGACAAAGTTTCGATCACCGAAACTCGTCCGCTGGCCAAGACCAAGTCCTGGGCACTGGTTGAAGTCCTCGAACGCGCTGTTGAAGTCTAA
- the rpmC gene encoding 50S ribosomal protein L29, with product MKANELREKSAQQLNEQLLGLLRDQFNLRMQKATGQLGQSHLLSQVKRDIARVKTVLNQQAGK from the coding sequence ATGAAAGCGAATGAACTTCGTGAAAAATCCGCACAGCAACTGAATGAGCAACTGCTCGGCTTGCTGCGCGACCAGTTCAATCTGCGCATGCAGAAAGCAACTGGCCAGTTGGGGCAGTCGCACCTGCTCTCGCAAGTTAAGCGTGACATCGCTCGCGTGAAAACTGTGCTCAACCAGCAGGCAGGTAAGTGA